The Amycolatopsis sp. 195334CR genome window below encodes:
- a CDS encoding beta-ketoacyl synthase N-terminal-like domain-containing protein, with amino-acid sequence MNAAELTAWLVGRVAALLGRPASEIDTHRPLREAGLSSRDTITLTGELRRLLGRALPPTLLWEHSTIASLAQALSTEEQNTRQPLKPAEEGEPIAVVGIGVRLPGGVESPADFWRLLDGGREAIGTVPDGRWEAFADPAALAAIPQRGGFLADATGFDAGFFGITPREAEAMDPQQRVLLEVAWSALEHAGIPPSTLGGTRTGVFTGVSASEYGMLTMSDLDTIDAWSGTGAAMSIAANRLSYLLDLRGPSLTVDTACSSSLVAVHMAVQSLQRGESETALAAGVSLMLSPGITANFHRAGVLAEDGRCKPFAGDADGIVRGEGCGVVVLRRLSEARRAGDRVLAVIRGSAVNSDGRSNGLMAPNPRAQEMVLADAYAAAGVDPEGVDYVEAHGTGTPLGDPIEAAALGTVLGSGREWGRPLLIGSVKSNLGHLEGAAGIVGLIKVVLALGNRRLPASLHFGTPNAQIDFTGLGLRVVGEPERWPRYSGMARAGVSAFGFGGTNAHVVLEEWPAGAFPAKRTGDGPGVFALSDRTKEGVRARAADLARWLDTEEDVPLAALASTLAGRREHLPIRSVVLADDRARLADGLRALAKGLPGAEVVSGEAAPTPPEPVFVFSGYGSQWRGMGRELLATEPAFRDKIDELEPIFLNEAGFSLRGALEGEPEGLAGIQLALLGTQLALAALWRSHGVEPAAVLGHSMGEVAASVVAGALEVADGVRVMAIRSRLLETMDSTGAMAVVELSPAELSDLEANFPGITVAVYASPTQCTVSGDADQVAALVAHVESLGRLAKPLKVAGAGHSSAVDGLLGRFRAELGPLHPRVPEIACYTSVLDDAREEPDFDVEYWAANLRRPVRFTQALDAAMVDGHTLFLEISPHPVALAAIEQTAAGRATGLGSSNRTAGERTTFLTSLARLHVLGVPGVLESRCTKATPVELPGPRWRHQRFWPVRRPGQSGAHPLLGTHVELPDDGRHVWRGEVGTDAHPWLVDHAALGVPVFPGTGYLELALAAARTALKSDAVVVTELELLKLLPLSARTEVTTTFAAGRVEVHAKSATGEWIRHATAKIRTGEEPAEPLPGAEDGEPFDLYRALDAIGQSYGPAFRGLREVSAAPGRATASISPPVEPQFVLHPALADACLHALAAAADLDQAEGIYLPLSLGSASLHGDPRHGARVQAVIESIEDDGLVGSVRLLDASGAVVVAINEVYVRRFQRSSLPVPLSGKVFEARWEQAELPAEEPGGRTWLVLGELAEPELAAFRDAVSGRGDDLLVRRETEGLAAFLRDKSEVDAVLYMVGHGTMEPEDGERFVLATGAVVAELAELADPPRLWLIGSGSAVIEPGEAGCPGIAALRGLVRVLAFEHPELRATLLDFDAEPDPARLWVTELHDEIRADSPADEVAWREGVRYVRRLARPTLTPGAPAVRDGAYVITGGLGGLGLHAARWLLDRGADHVVLSSRRGGEAPMPGVEVVAGDIAEPGVAARLVEAATRDGLPLRGVLHAAGVLADGAAMKLTAEQVRRAWWPKAHGAWQLHEATMGHELDWWLVYSSAASLLGSPGQAAYATANAWMDSLVEWRRANGLPATTINWGAWGDIGAAAGTKNPVLEPLSPDEGLEALEAVLADGRAATGVARLDTTTVLNLFPQLTARTFFALLAPDEVTSEVSWDGMAALRSAEPAAARAALADHLVAIVAGLMGFEPEQIDRHCPLTQLGLDSLLAMRARGAVERDFGLSLPMPLLLRGASLAEVAAHLAEAAGFGGELPAVVSTVVGPRDPAERWVARVWREVLAGREPGVYEDFFLVGGDAERAERLRAAISEELSAVPDERTLFAAPTIAAMADLLRAEIEGHGGGPIRLLRDGVATDPVFLFHPAGGPTSVYRALVDRLTDGQPAYGFERLDDLEDLEDKAACYAELVREVQPTGPYRLGGWSFGGCLAYETAQQLAAAGEEVDLVFLIDSILPLPAPGRSSADLLLERFGRFAEHIEQTYGAELDLNGLELGGLDERAQIRAVMDRLASKVPGLGQGVLHHQYTSYLDARVAERYRPRPYPGRVVLFRAQEPHPLTTTLDPRYLRTDDALGWDELCAALEVVRVPGDHLSLIDPPNVEVIAGRLNRLLNGGSTAWTTPTAATTRPPTA; translated from the coding sequence GTGAACGCCGCCGAGCTGACCGCCTGGCTGGTCGGGCGGGTGGCCGCCCTGCTCGGCCGCCCGGCGAGCGAGATCGACACCCACCGCCCGCTGCGCGAAGCCGGACTGTCCTCACGCGACACCATCACGCTGACCGGCGAACTGCGGCGGCTGCTCGGTCGCGCCCTGCCGCCCACCCTGCTGTGGGAGCACTCCACCATCGCCAGTCTCGCCCAAGCACTGTCCACTGAGGAACAGAACACCCGGCAGCCGCTGAAGCCCGCCGAGGAAGGCGAGCCGATCGCGGTGGTCGGCATCGGCGTCCGGCTGCCCGGCGGGGTGGAGTCACCCGCCGACTTCTGGCGCCTGCTCGACGGTGGTCGCGAGGCGATCGGCACGGTCCCGGATGGACGGTGGGAGGCATTCGCCGATCCCGCCGCGCTGGCGGCCATCCCGCAAAGGGGCGGTTTCCTCGCCGACGCCACCGGGTTCGACGCGGGCTTCTTCGGCATCACCCCACGGGAAGCGGAAGCCATGGACCCGCAGCAGCGCGTGCTGCTGGAGGTCGCGTGGTCCGCACTGGAGCACGCGGGCATCCCGCCGAGCACCCTCGGCGGCACCCGGACCGGGGTGTTCACCGGGGTTTCCGCCAGCGAGTACGGCATGCTCACGATGAGCGATCTCGACACCATCGACGCCTGGTCCGGCACCGGCGCGGCGATGAGCATCGCGGCGAACCGGTTGTCCTACCTGCTCGACCTGCGCGGTCCGAGCCTGACCGTGGACACCGCCTGCTCGTCTTCGCTGGTCGCCGTGCACATGGCGGTGCAGAGCCTCCAGCGCGGCGAGAGCGAGACCGCGCTCGCCGCCGGGGTCAGCCTGATGCTGTCACCCGGGATCACGGCGAACTTCCACCGCGCCGGTGTGCTCGCCGAGGACGGCCGCTGCAAACCGTTCGCCGGGGACGCCGACGGCATCGTGCGCGGCGAGGGTTGCGGCGTCGTGGTGCTGCGCCGGTTGAGCGAAGCGCGCCGGGCGGGAGACCGGGTGCTCGCGGTGATCCGGGGCAGCGCGGTCAACTCCGACGGCCGGTCGAACGGCCTGATGGCGCCCAATCCACGCGCACAGGAGATGGTGCTCGCCGACGCCTACGCGGCGGCCGGCGTCGACCCGGAGGGGGTCGACTACGTGGAGGCGCACGGCACCGGCACCCCGCTCGGTGATCCGATCGAGGCGGCGGCGCTGGGTACCGTGCTGGGCAGCGGCCGGGAGTGGGGGCGGCCGCTGCTGATCGGTTCGGTGAAGAGCAACCTCGGCCACCTGGAGGGCGCGGCGGGCATCGTCGGCCTGATCAAAGTGGTGCTGGCGCTGGGGAACCGGCGCCTCCCGGCCAGCCTGCACTTCGGCACGCCCAACGCGCAGATCGACTTCACCGGCCTCGGCCTGCGGGTGGTCGGCGAACCGGAACGCTGGCCGCGGTACTCCGGCATGGCCAGGGCCGGGGTGTCGGCGTTCGGCTTCGGCGGCACCAACGCGCACGTGGTGCTGGAGGAGTGGCCCGCCGGGGCGTTCCCGGCGAAGCGCACCGGCGACGGGCCGGGGGTGTTCGCCCTTTCCGACCGCACCAAGGAAGGCGTCCGCGCCCGTGCCGCGGACCTGGCTCGCTGGCTGGACACCGAGGAGGACGTGCCGCTCGCCGCGCTGGCGTCCACTTTGGCCGGTCGACGCGAGCACCTGCCGATCCGGTCGGTGGTGCTCGCCGACGACCGCGCGCGGCTGGCGGACGGCCTCCGCGCACTGGCCAAGGGCTTGCCCGGTGCCGAGGTGGTCAGCGGGGAAGCGGCTCCGACGCCACCCGAACCGGTCTTCGTCTTCTCCGGTTACGGTTCGCAGTGGCGGGGGATGGGCCGCGAACTGCTCGCGACCGAACCCGCCTTCCGCGACAAGATCGACGAACTGGAGCCGATTTTCCTCAACGAGGCCGGGTTCTCGTTGCGTGGTGCCCTCGAAGGGGAACCCGAGGGCCTCGCGGGCATCCAGCTCGCACTGCTCGGCACACAGCTCGCGCTGGCCGCGCTCTGGCGGTCGCACGGGGTGGAACCCGCTGCCGTGCTCGGGCATTCGATGGGCGAGGTCGCCGCGTCGGTGGTGGCCGGCGCGCTGGAGGTCGCCGACGGGGTGCGCGTGATGGCGATCCGGTCGCGGCTGCTGGAGACGATGGACAGCACCGGCGCGATGGCCGTGGTCGAACTGTCCCCGGCCGAACTGTCCGATTTGGAGGCGAACTTCCCCGGCATCACCGTCGCCGTCTACGCCTCACCGACGCAGTGCACGGTCAGCGGGGACGCCGACCAGGTGGCGGCGCTGGTGGCGCACGTGGAAAGCCTCGGCAGGCTGGCGAAACCGCTGAAGGTGGCCGGTGCCGGGCACTCGTCGGCGGTGGACGGGCTGCTCGGGCGGTTCCGCGCCGAACTCGGTCCGCTGCACCCGCGCGTCCCCGAGATCGCCTGCTACACCAGCGTGCTCGACGACGCCCGCGAGGAACCCGACTTCGACGTCGAGTACTGGGCCGCGAACCTGCGGCGGCCGGTGCGGTTCACCCAGGCACTCGACGCGGCGATGGTCGACGGGCACACGTTGTTCCTGGAGATCTCCCCGCACCCGGTGGCACTGGCCGCGATCGAGCAGACCGCCGCCGGTCGCGCGACCGGCCTCGGCAGTTCGAACCGGACCGCCGGCGAGCGCACTACGTTCCTCACCTCGCTGGCCCGCCTGCACGTGCTCGGCGTGCCCGGTGTGCTGGAATCGCGATGCACCAAGGCAACACCCGTCGAACTGCCCGGCCCGCGCTGGCGGCACCAGCGGTTCTGGCCGGTGCGCCGCCCGGGGCAGTCGGGCGCGCACCCGCTGCTCGGCACGCACGTCGAACTGCCGGACGACGGCAGGCACGTGTGGCGCGGTGAAGTCGGCACCGACGCGCACCCGTGGCTGGTGGACCACGCGGCGCTGGGCGTGCCCGTGTTCCCCGGCACCGGCTACCTCGAACTGGCGCTGGCCGCCGCGCGCACCGCGCTCAAGTCGGACGCGGTGGTGGTCACCGAGCTGGAGCTGTTGAAGCTGCTGCCGTTGTCCGCGCGGACCGAGGTGACCACCACCTTCGCCGCCGGTCGCGTGGAGGTCCACGCGAAGTCGGCGACCGGCGAGTGGATCCGGCACGCCACCGCGAAGATCCGCACCGGTGAGGAACCGGCCGAACCGCTGCCCGGCGCCGAAGACGGCGAGCCGTTCGACCTGTACCGGGCGCTCGACGCGATCGGGCAGAGCTACGGACCCGCCTTCCGGGGCCTGCGCGAGGTGTCCGCCGCGCCCGGCCGGGCCACGGCCTCGATCTCACCGCCGGTGGAACCACAGTTCGTGCTGCACCCCGCGCTGGCCGACGCCTGCCTGCACGCCCTCGCCGCGGCCGCCGATCTCGACCAGGCGGAAGGCATCTACCTGCCGCTTTCCCTCGGATCGGCCAGCTTGCACGGCGATCCGCGGCACGGCGCCCGGGTGCAGGCGGTGATCGAGTCGATCGAGGACGACGGGCTGGTCGGCTCGGTGCGGCTGCTCGACGCGTCGGGTGCGGTCGTGGTGGCGATCAACGAGGTCTACGTCCGGCGGTTCCAGCGGTCCTCGTTGCCGGTCCCGCTGTCCGGCAAGGTTTTCGAGGCGCGCTGGGAACAGGCCGAACTGCCTGCCGAAGAGCCGGGCGGCCGGACCTGGCTGGTGCTCGGGGAACTGGCCGAGCCGGAACTGGCCGCCTTCCGCGACGCGGTGTCCGGCCGGGGCGACGACCTCCTGGTGCGCCGCGAAACCGAGGGCCTGGCCGCCTTCCTGCGGGACAAGTCCGAAGTGGACGCGGTGCTCTACATGGTCGGGCACGGCACGATGGAGCCGGAGGACGGCGAACGGTTCGTGCTGGCCACCGGAGCCGTGGTCGCCGAACTCGCCGAGTTGGCCGACCCGCCGCGCCTGTGGCTGATCGGCTCCGGCAGCGCGGTGATCGAACCCGGTGAGGCGGGCTGTCCCGGCATCGCGGCTCTCCGCGGCCTGGTCCGGGTGCTCGCCTTCGAACACCCCGAGCTCCGCGCGACCCTGCTCGACTTCGACGCCGAGCCCGATCCCGCGCGGTTGTGGGTCACCGAACTGCACGACGAGATCCGCGCCGACTCCCCGGCCGACGAAGTCGCCTGGCGCGAAGGTGTCCGGTACGTGCGACGGCTGGCCCGGCCGACGCTGACCCCCGGTGCGCCCGCGGTTCGCGACGGTGCCTACGTGATCACCGGTGGCCTCGGCGGGCTGGGCCTGCACGCCGCGCGCTGGCTGCTCGACCGGGGTGCCGACCACGTGGTGCTGTCCAGCCGCCGGGGTGGTGAGGCGCCGATGCCCGGGGTCGAGGTGGTCGCCGGGGACATCGCCGAACCCGGGGTGGCCGCGCGCCTGGTCGAGGCCGCGACCAGGGACGGCCTGCCGTTGCGCGGGGTGCTGCACGCGGCCGGCGTGCTCGCCGACGGCGCCGCGATGAAGCTGACCGCCGAGCAGGTGCGGCGGGCGTGGTGGCCCAAGGCGCACGGCGCGTGGCAGCTCCACGAGGCGACGATGGGGCACGAGCTGGACTGGTGGCTCGTCTACTCCTCGGCCGCCTCCCTGCTCGGCTCGCCCGGCCAGGCCGCCTACGCGACAGCGAACGCCTGGATGGACTCGCTGGTGGAGTGGCGGCGCGCGAACGGGCTGCCCGCGACCACGATCAACTGGGGTGCCTGGGGCGACATCGGCGCGGCGGCCGGGACGAAGAACCCGGTGCTCGAACCGCTCAGCCCGGACGAGGGCCTCGAAGCGCTGGAGGCGGTGCTGGCCGACGGCCGGGCCGCGACCGGTGTGGCGCGCCTCGACACCACGACCGTGCTGAACCTCTTCCCGCAGCTCACCGCGCGCACGTTCTTCGCGTTGCTGGCACCGGATGAGGTCACGTCCGAGGTGAGCTGGGACGGCATGGCCGCGTTGCGGTCGGCCGAACCGGCGGCAGCGCGGGCGGCGCTGGCCGACCACCTGGTGGCGATCGTCGCCGGGCTGATGGGCTTCGAACCCGAGCAGATCGACCGCCACTGCCCGCTGACCCAGCTCGGCCTCGACTCGCTGCTGGCGATGCGGGCGCGGGGTGCGGTGGAACGCGACTTCGGGCTGTCCCTGCCGATGCCGTTGCTGCTGCGTGGTGCCTCACTGGCCGAAGTGGCCGCGCACCTGGCCGAGGCCGCCGGGTTCGGCGGCGAACTGCCGGCGGTCGTGTCCACTGTGGTCGGACCACGTGATCCGGCCGAGCGGTGGGTGGCGCGGGTCTGGCGTGAGGTGCTGGCCGGTCGTGAACCCGGGGTCTACGAGGACTTCTTCCTGGTCGGCGGGGACGCCGAGCGGGCAGAGCGGTTGCGCGCGGCCATCTCGGAGGAACTGAGCGCGGTCCCCGACGAGCGGACGTTGTTCGCCGCGCCGACCATCGCCGCGATGGCCGACCTCCTGCGGGCCGAGATCGAAGGGCACGGCGGTGGCCCGATCCGGTTGCTGCGGGACGGCGTCGCGACCGACCCGGTGTTCCTGTTCCACCCCGCCGGTGGTCCGACCAGTGTCTACCGCGCGCTGGTCGACCGGCTGACCGACGGCCAGCCCGCGTACGGCTTCGAACGGCTCGACGATCTCGAAGACCTGGAGGACAAGGCCGCCTGCTACGCCGAGCTGGTCCGCGAGGTCCAGCCGACCGGCCCGTACCGGCTGGGTGGCTGGTCGTTCGGCGGCTGCCTCGCCTATGAGACCGCGCAGCAGCTCGCCGCCGCCGGCGAGGAGGTCGACCTGGTGTTCCTGATCGACTCGATCCTGCCGCTGCCCGCGCCGGGCCGGTCCTCGGCGGACCTGCTGCTCGAACGGTTCGGCCGGTTCGCCGAGCACATCGAGCAGACCTACGGCGCCGAGCTGGACCTGAACGGGCTGGAGCTGGGCGGACTGGACGAGCGGGCGCAGATCCGGGCGGTGATGGACCGGCTGGCCAGCAAGGTGCCCGGGCTCGGCCAGGGCGTGCTGCACCACCAGTACACGTCCTATTTGGACGCCCGGGTGGCCGAGCGCTACCGGCCGCGTCCCTATCCCGGCCGGGTGGTGCTGTTCCGCGCCCAGGAACCGCACCCGCTGACCACCACGCTCGACCCGCGGTACCTGCGCACCGACGACGCGCTGGGCTGGGACGAGCTGTGCGCGGCGCTGGAGGTGGTCCGGGTGCCCGGCGACCACCTGTCGCTGATCGACCCGCCGAACGTCGAGGTGATCGCCGGGCGGCTGAACCGGTTGCTGAACGGAGGGAGTACGGCATGGACCACGCCGACCGCGGCCACCACTCGACCGCCTACCGCATAG
- a CDS encoding acyl-CoA carboxylase subunit beta, protein MDHADRGHHSTAYRIAELADRRDEVERIAEKRAVDRQHAKGKLTARERVELLVDPESFVELDQFARHRCTDFGMEANRPYGDGVVTGHATIDGRQVCLFSQDFTVFGGSMGEVFGEKVLKVMDLAMTIGCPVIGINDSGGARIQEGVVSLAHYAELGRRNALASGVIPQISMIMGPCAGGAVYSPAITDFTVMVDRTSHMFVTGPDVVHAVTGERVSTEELGGSATNSEVSGNAHHRAVDEEDAVDFVRTLLGYLPSNNVDGPPEFADETAAGLTPSDLELDRVIPDSINQSYDMTEVIARIADDGDFLEIHAGFAPNMICAFARIEGHTIGVVANQPARQAGVIDIDASEKAARFVRFCDAFGIPILTLADVPGYLPGVDQERHGIIRRGAKLIYAYSEATVPKVTVVTRKAYGGGYAVMGSKHVGADVNIAWPTAEIAVMGAEGAVRVLRRRELAGLDGPERTSAERRFVDEYRECHGGPYTAADRGYVDLVIPPSQTRLQVARAFRLLRGKRQVLPAKKHGNIPL, encoded by the coding sequence ATGGACCACGCCGACCGCGGCCACCACTCGACCGCCTACCGCATAGCCGAGCTCGCCGACCGGCGCGACGAGGTCGAGCGCATCGCCGAGAAGCGCGCCGTCGACCGCCAGCACGCCAAGGGAAAGCTCACCGCCCGCGAACGGGTCGAGCTGCTGGTGGATCCGGAGTCCTTTGTGGAGCTGGACCAGTTCGCCCGGCACCGCTGCACGGACTTCGGCATGGAGGCGAACCGGCCGTACGGCGACGGCGTGGTGACCGGGCACGCCACCATCGACGGCCGCCAGGTGTGCCTGTTCTCGCAGGACTTCACCGTGTTCGGCGGCAGCATGGGCGAGGTCTTCGGCGAGAAGGTGCTGAAGGTGATGGACCTGGCGATGACCATCGGCTGCCCGGTGATCGGCATCAACGATTCGGGTGGCGCGCGGATCCAGGAGGGCGTGGTCTCGCTCGCGCACTACGCGGAACTGGGGCGCCGCAACGCCTTGGCCTCCGGGGTGATCCCGCAGATCTCGATGATCATGGGCCCGTGTGCCGGTGGCGCGGTCTACTCGCCGGCGATCACCGACTTCACCGTGATGGTCGACCGCACCTCGCACATGTTCGTCACCGGACCGGACGTGGTGCACGCGGTCACCGGGGAACGGGTGAGCACCGAGGAACTCGGCGGCTCGGCGACCAACAGCGAGGTCTCCGGCAACGCGCACCACCGGGCGGTCGACGAGGAGGACGCGGTCGACTTCGTGCGGACCCTGCTCGGCTACCTGCCGTCGAACAATGTGGACGGTCCGCCGGAGTTCGCCGACGAGACGGCGGCCGGGCTGACGCCGTCCGACCTCGAACTCGACCGCGTGATCCCCGATTCGATCAACCAGTCCTACGACATGACCGAGGTGATCGCGCGCATCGCGGACGACGGTGACTTCCTGGAGATCCACGCCGGGTTCGCGCCGAACATGATCTGCGCGTTCGCCAGGATCGAGGGGCACACGATCGGAGTGGTCGCCAACCAGCCCGCGCGCCAGGCGGGCGTGATCGACATCGACGCGTCGGAGAAGGCGGCCAGGTTCGTCCGGTTCTGCGACGCGTTCGGCATCCCGATCCTCACCCTCGCCGACGTTCCCGGTTATCTGCCGGGCGTCGACCAGGAGCGCCACGGGATCATCCGCCGCGGCGCCAAGCTGATCTACGCCTACTCGGAAGCCACCGTGCCGAAAGTGACCGTGGTGACCCGCAAGGCCTACGGCGGCGGGTACGCGGTCATGGGGTCGAAGCACGTCGGCGCCGACGTGAACATCGCCTGGCCCACCGCGGAAATCGCGGTGATGGGGGCCGAGGGCGCGGTGCGCGTGCTGCGGCGTCGGGAGCTGGCCGGGCTCGACGGTCCGGAAAGGACATCGGCCGAACGGCGGTTCGTCGACGAATACCGGGAATGCCACGGCGGCCCGTACACCGCGGCCGACCGCGGTTACGTGGACCTGGTGATCCCGCCGTCGCAGACCCGCCTCCAGGTGGCCAGGGCGTTCCGCCTGCTGCGCGGCAAACGGCAGGTCCTGCCCGCCAAGAAGCACGGCAACATCCCGCTTTAG
- a CDS encoding alpha/beta hydrolase family protein — protein sequence MKRRWLLALPLLVALVIPVPAATAVPPVTADNGAKIVKETHVDARTVDIEISSPSLAGTGMVRLLLPSKWAAEPNRTWPTLYLLHGCCEPADYRSWDQFTDVEQFTADKDTIVVMPTDGKAGMYTKWWNLGLKSTPDWETFHTLEVRQLVERGYRGGTQRAVAGVSIGGYGAMAYAFRHKGMFGAAASYSGMPNTLFPGTPAVIKGILVREGFYNWFDLWGHEITNIFTWSDRNPFDHVDDLRGTALYISCGNGRTGPLDPPGQSDVLEPAAELTSRSFTDRLKSRGIPATVDYYGDGTHSWPYWERALHNSWPVLAPALGLPA from the coding sequence ATGAAAAGACGCTGGCTGCTGGCACTACCCCTGCTGGTGGCACTGGTCATCCCGGTGCCGGCGGCCACCGCGGTCCCGCCGGTGACCGCGGACAACGGCGCGAAGATCGTCAAGGAGACCCACGTCGACGCGCGCACGGTGGACATCGAGATCAGCTCGCCCTCGCTGGCCGGCACCGGGATGGTCCGCCTGCTGCTGCCGTCGAAGTGGGCGGCCGAGCCGAACCGCACCTGGCCGACGCTGTACCTCCTGCACGGCTGCTGCGAACCGGCGGACTACCGCTCCTGGGACCAGTTCACCGACGTCGAGCAGTTCACCGCGGACAAGGACACCATCGTGGTGATGCCCACCGACGGCAAGGCGGGCATGTACACCAAGTGGTGGAACCTCGGGCTGAAGTCCACTCCGGACTGGGAGACCTTCCACACGCTGGAGGTGCGCCAGCTGGTCGAGCGCGGGTACCGCGGCGGCACCCAGCGCGCGGTCGCCGGGGTGTCCATCGGCGGTTACGGCGCGATGGCGTACGCCTTCCGGCACAAGGGGATGTTCGGCGCCGCCGCCTCCTACAGCGGGATGCCGAACACGCTGTTCCCCGGCACGCCGGCGGTGATCAAGGGAATCCTGGTCCGCGAGGGCTTCTACAACTGGTTCGACCTCTGGGGCCACGAGATCACCAACATCTTCACCTGGTCCGACCGCAACCCCTTCGACCACGTCGACGACCTGCGCGGGACCGCGCTGTACATCTCGTGCGGCAACGGCCGCACCGGACCGCTCGATCCGCCGGGGCAGAGCGACGTGCTGGAACCGGCGGCCGAGCTGACGTCGCGCAGCTTCACCGATCGGCTCAAGTCGCGGGGGATCCCCGCCACGGTCGACTACTACGGCGACGGCACGCACAGCTGGCCGTACTGGGAACGCGCGCTGCACAACTCCTGGCCGGTGCTGGCACCCGCACTCGGGCTGCCCGCCTGA
- a CDS encoding lipase family protein, with the protein MSKHRIGRVLRAGACALTALLALSVTSTVSSAVEPAAPEAAAAGLPGPFDDSFYTPPSTLPAGKPGDVIRWRPSIPGLNTLNANAWEVMYLSVNALGKPNAVTGTVLVPKGVDPAKAPIVGFGVGTQGPAFKCTPSKAISRGTLYDQPAINDSLSAGYAVAVTDYEGYSKDTVPTYIVGQSMGPALIDSVRAAQNLDAAKLSKTSKVVFQGYSQGGGAAMWAAEKQPSYAPELNLVGVAAGGVPADLNEVAKGLDGYLGFGFLAFAAVGLDTAYADLKLDSYLNDTGRTELQEAKENACVVELLANYPFKKISDYTTSNPLNTPQWQARLAQNKLGANPPKVPVFQYHAVADEIVNTPQADALHKTYCGKGVKVQWNTYLAEHLTGIFAGNGDAHQWITDRFAGASAPSNC; encoded by the coding sequence TTGAGCAAGCACAGAATCGGCCGAGTGCTGCGGGCGGGCGCCTGCGCGCTCACCGCCCTGCTGGCACTTTCGGTGACCAGCACGGTTTCCTCGGCCGTCGAACCCGCCGCCCCGGAGGCCGCCGCCGCCGGGTTGCCCGGCCCGTTCGACGACTCCTTCTACACCCCACCGTCGACCCTGCCCGCGGGCAAACCGGGTGACGTGATCCGGTGGCGGCCATCGATACCCGGGCTGAACACGCTCAACGCGAACGCCTGGGAGGTCATGTACCTCTCGGTCAACGCGCTGGGCAAGCCGAACGCGGTGACCGGCACGGTGCTGGTGCCCAAGGGCGTCGACCCGGCCAAGGCGCCGATCGTCGGCTTCGGCGTCGGCACCCAGGGCCCGGCGTTCAAGTGCACGCCGTCGAAGGCGATCTCCCGCGGCACGCTGTACGACCAGCCCGCGATCAACGACTCGCTGAGCGCCGGGTACGCGGTGGCGGTCACCGACTACGAGGGTTACTCGAAGGACACCGTCCCGACCTACATCGTCGGCCAGTCGATGGGCCCGGCGCTGATCGACTCGGTACGGGCGGCGCAGAACCTCGACGCGGCGAAGCTGTCGAAGACGTCGAAGGTGGTCTTCCAGGGTTACTCGCAGGGCGGCGGCGCCGCGATGTGGGCGGCGGAGAAGCAGCCGTCGTACGCACCGGAGCTGAACCTGGTCGGGGTGGCGGCCGGTGGTGTGCCCGCCGACCTGAACGAGGTGGCGAAGGGACTCGACGGGTACCTCGGCTTCGGCTTCCTCGCCTTCGCCGCGGTCGGTCTCGATACGGCGTACGCCGACCTGAAGCTGGATTCGTACCTGAACGACACCGGCCGCACGGAACTGCAGGAGGCCAAGGAGAACGCGTGCGTGGTGGAACTGCTGGCGAACTACCCGTTCAAGAAGATCAGCGACTACACCACCAGCAATCCGCTGAACACCCCGCAGTGGCAGGCGCGGCTGGCGCAGAACAAGCTCGGCGCCAACCCGCCGAAGGTGCCGGTGTTCCAGTACCACGCGGTGGCGGACGAGATCGTGAACACGCCGCAGGCCGACGCGCTGCACAAGACCTACTGCGGCAAGGGCGTCAAGGTGCAGTGGAACACCTACCTGGCCGAACACCTGACCGGCATCTTCGCCGGGAACGGTGACGCGCACCAGTGGATCACCGACCGGTTCGCCGGTGCTAGCGCACCTTCGAACTGCTGA